The Synechocystis sp. PCC 6714 genome includes the window TTTTTCCTTGATAGTCGAGGCAATAACGATATTTTTCAATTAAGGGCGGGGCACAAAGTTCCGTCAAAATTTGATTGGCATCGACTGCGGGAATTTCATATTCAAATTCCAAGCGGGCCATACCACTATTTTTACCCTTAATAGTGAGATAGGCCCGATCGCCAATGGTGCGAATTCTGACCGTGGTTAGATCCTGGGTAGCAATGTAACCTTGACGGTACAAATAACCCTGGGCTAAATCCCGCCAGCGGTCATCTTTAACGAGAAATTTTCGTTCAATCTCGATGGCCATAGCCTCCGCCCCCCGGTGTTTTGATAATTAGGCGATCGCCAGGGGTTACATCCACCTGGGCACAACCCTCTAACCGTAACTCATCCCCAGAACGACGCAGTAACCAATTTTCTCCCACGGCCCCCGGTTCTCCCCCGGCCAACCCAAAGGGAGCTACCCGCTGCCGATTAGACAAAATGGCCACCGATAGGGGCTGAAGAAACTGAAACTGGCGCACAATGCCTTTACCACCAGAAAATTTACCTACACCGCCGCTGTGGGGCCGAATGGCAAATTGTTCCAGCAACACGGGGAAACGACTTTCCAAAATTTCTGGATCTGTCAACCGAGAATTGGTCATGTGGGTTTGCACTGCGTCGCAACCGGCAAAAGTAGGGCCAGCGCCACTACCCCCGGCGATGGTTTCATAGTATTGATATTGTCCGTTCCCAAAGGTGAGGTTATTCATGGTGCCCTGACTGGCGGCCAGACACCCCAACGCCCCATACAATGTGTCGGCGATCGCCTGGGAAGTTTCCACATTGCCGGCCACCACTGCGGCGGGATATTGGGGGTCAAGGAGGCAACCGGGGGGAATAATAATCTTTAAAGGTTTAAGGCAACCGGCATTGAGGGGAATGGGT containing:
- a CDS encoding CYTH domain-containing protein; this encodes MAIEIERKFLVKDDRWRDLAQGYLYRQGYIATQDLTTVRIRTIGDRAYLTIKGKNSGMARLEFEYEIPAVDANQILTELCAPPLIEKYRYCLDYQGKTWEVDEFLGDNQGLILAEVELSQADEQISLPPWIGEEVTDDARYYNVNLAQHPHKNW